One window from the genome of Alosa alosa isolate M-15738 ecotype Scorff River chromosome 15, AALO_Geno_1.1, whole genome shotgun sequence encodes:
- the inpp5ka gene encoding inositol polyphosphate 5-phosphatase Ka isoform X2: MEQEVLSDSLEAMSLDGRSDMHTFRLHMVTWNVATAEPPDDVSSLLKLHSPKTPDLYVIGLQEVRAAPLKFVTDLAFDDSWSHLFMNTLAPRGYVKVSSIRMQGLLLLFFTRLEHVPFIRNIQVSYTRTGMFGYWGNKGGVSMRLSFYGHMLCFLNCHLAAHMNYASQRVDEFEYILDNQTFNSKDTPNILDHKVVFWFGDLNFRIADHGMHFLRSCITSQRFNLLWSKDQLTMMKQQAASLQEFEEGPLDFQPTYKFDLHSDNYDSSGKKRKPAWTDRILWRVKAKASPATEDEGEDSEAGSSEKAQQQASVAGEEDEELSLKVKQDLYTSNMEYGVSDHKPVIGTFHLELKKMYNTPLVQVSAEGDWSADFDAMVTYTILQPFPSSAWDWIGLYKVGFKSTMDYITYTWVKDDQVSLNDELVQVYVSKDEIPVLGGECILCYFSSNLQCIVGISKPFKVQESRVAIEEGLVPENVNGLDQAVLS, translated from the exons ATGGAGCAAGAGGTCCTGTCAGACAGTCTGGAAGCAATGAGCTTGGACGGTAGGAGCGACATGCATACATTCAG GTTGCATATGGTCACATGGAATGTGGCGACAGCAGAACCTCCAGATGACGTCAGCTCCCTGCTCAAGCTACATTCCCCAAAGACTCCAGATCTTTATGTGATAGG ACTCCAGGAAGTGAGAGCTGCCCCTCTGAAGTTTGTAACCGACTTGGCCTTTGATGACTCCTGGAGCCATCTCTTCATGAACACGCTGGCTCCACGAGGCTACGTAAAG GTGTCCTCCATTAGAATGCAAGGGCTCCTCTTGCTCTTCTTCACCCGCCTGGAACACGTCCCTTTCATCCGAAACATCCAGGTCTCCTACACCCGCACGGGCATGTTTGGCTACTGG GGGAACAAGGGAGGTGTCTCCATGCGTCTGTCGTTCTACGGCCACATGCTGTGCTTCCTGAACTGCCACTTGGCCGCCCACATGAACTACGCCTCGCAGCGGGTGGACGAGTTTGAGTACATCCTGGATAATCAGACCTTTAACTCAAAGGACACTCCGAATATCCTCGACCACAA AGTGGTCTTTTGGTTCGGGGATTTGAATTTCCGAATCGCCGACCATGGAATGCATTTTCTACGCTCCTGCATCACCAGCCAGCGCTTCAACCTACTATGGTCCAAGGACCAG CTTACGATGATGAAACAGCAAGCAGCTAGCCTTCAGGAGTTCGAAGAGGGACCACTCGACTTTCAGCCAACTTATAAATTTGACCTGCACTCTGATAACTATGACTCCAG TGGCAAGAAGAGAAAGCCAGCGTGGACTGACCGGATCCTGTGGAGGGTGAAGGCCAAGGCTTCGCCCGCCACCGAGGACGAGGGGGAAGATAGTGAGGCGGGAAGCTCCGAGAAGGCCCAGCAGCAGGCATCGGTAGCAGGGGAAGAGGACGAGGAGCTTTCCCTGAAGGTGAAACAGGACCTCTACACGTCAAATATGGAGTATGGTGTCAGCGATCACAAGCCTGTCATTGGTACCTTCCATCTAGAG TTGAAGAAGATGTACAACACCCCACTGGTCCAAGTGAGTGCGGAGGGAGACTGGAGCGCGGATTTTGATGCCATGGTGACCTACACCATCCTCCAGCCATTCCCCTCAAGTGCCTGGGACTGGATTGGACTTTATAAG GTTGGTTTcaagagcacaatggactaCATTACCTACACATGGGTGAAGGATGACCAGGTCTCTCTTAATGATGAACTTGTACAG GTGTATGTGAGCAAAGATGAAATTCCTGTCCTTGGCGGTGAATGTATTCTCTGCTACTTCAGTAGCAACTTGCAGTGCATTGTGGGGATCAGCAAACCATTTAAG GTGCAGGAGTCTAGAGTTGCTATAGAAGAAGGTTTGGTGCCTGAGAATGTCAATGGATTGGACCAAGCAGTATTAAGTTGA
- the inpp5ka gene encoding inositol polyphosphate 5-phosphatase Ka isoform X1, protein MEQEVLSDSLEAMSLDGRSDMHTFRLHMVTWNVATAEPPDDVSSLLKLHSPKTPDLYVIGLQEVRAAPLKFVTDLAFDDSWSHLFMNTLAPRGYVKVSSIRMQGLLLLFFTRLEHVPFIRNIQVSYTRTGMFGYWGNKGGVSMRLSFYGHMLCFLNCHLAAHMNYASQRVDEFEYILDNQTFNSKDTPNILDHKVVFWFGDLNFRIADHGMHFLRSCITSQRFNLLWSKDQLTMMKQQAASLQEFEEGPLDFQPTYKFDLHSDNYDSRLQRTLLGFNGKKRKPAWTDRILWRVKAKASPATEDEGEDSEAGSSEKAQQQASVAGEEDEELSLKVKQDLYTSNMEYGVSDHKPVIGTFHLELKKMYNTPLVQVSAEGDWSADFDAMVTYTILQPFPSSAWDWIGLYKVGFKSTMDYITYTWVKDDQVSLNDELVQVYVSKDEIPVLGGECILCYFSSNLQCIVGISKPFKVQESRVAIEEGLVPENVNGLDQAVLS, encoded by the exons ATGGAGCAAGAGGTCCTGTCAGACAGTCTGGAAGCAATGAGCTTGGACGGTAGGAGCGACATGCATACATTCAG GTTGCATATGGTCACATGGAATGTGGCGACAGCAGAACCTCCAGATGACGTCAGCTCCCTGCTCAAGCTACATTCCCCAAAGACTCCAGATCTTTATGTGATAGG ACTCCAGGAAGTGAGAGCTGCCCCTCTGAAGTTTGTAACCGACTTGGCCTTTGATGACTCCTGGAGCCATCTCTTCATGAACACGCTGGCTCCACGAGGCTACGTAAAG GTGTCCTCCATTAGAATGCAAGGGCTCCTCTTGCTCTTCTTCACCCGCCTGGAACACGTCCCTTTCATCCGAAACATCCAGGTCTCCTACACCCGCACGGGCATGTTTGGCTACTGG GGGAACAAGGGAGGTGTCTCCATGCGTCTGTCGTTCTACGGCCACATGCTGTGCTTCCTGAACTGCCACTTGGCCGCCCACATGAACTACGCCTCGCAGCGGGTGGACGAGTTTGAGTACATCCTGGATAATCAGACCTTTAACTCAAAGGACACTCCGAATATCCTCGACCACAA AGTGGTCTTTTGGTTCGGGGATTTGAATTTCCGAATCGCCGACCATGGAATGCATTTTCTACGCTCCTGCATCACCAGCCAGCGCTTCAACCTACTATGGTCCAAGGACCAG CTTACGATGATGAAACAGCAAGCAGCTAGCCTTCAGGAGTTCGAAGAGGGACCACTCGACTTTCAGCCAACTTATAAATTTGACCTGCACTCTGATAACTATGACTCCAG ACTACAGAGAACATTGTTGGGTTTTAA TGGCAAGAAGAGAAAGCCAGCGTGGACTGACCGGATCCTGTGGAGGGTGAAGGCCAAGGCTTCGCCCGCCACCGAGGACGAGGGGGAAGATAGTGAGGCGGGAAGCTCCGAGAAGGCCCAGCAGCAGGCATCGGTAGCAGGGGAAGAGGACGAGGAGCTTTCCCTGAAGGTGAAACAGGACCTCTACACGTCAAATATGGAGTATGGTGTCAGCGATCACAAGCCTGTCATTGGTACCTTCCATCTAGAG TTGAAGAAGATGTACAACACCCCACTGGTCCAAGTGAGTGCGGAGGGAGACTGGAGCGCGGATTTTGATGCCATGGTGACCTACACCATCCTCCAGCCATTCCCCTCAAGTGCCTGGGACTGGATTGGACTTTATAAG GTTGGTTTcaagagcacaatggactaCATTACCTACACATGGGTGAAGGATGACCAGGTCTCTCTTAATGATGAACTTGTACAG GTGTATGTGAGCAAAGATGAAATTCCTGTCCTTGGCGGTGAATGTATTCTCTGCTACTTCAGTAGCAACTTGCAGTGCATTGTGGGGATCAGCAAACCATTTAAG GTGCAGGAGTCTAGAGTTGCTATAGAAGAAGGTTTGGTGCCTGAGAATGTCAATGGATTGGACCAAGCAGTATTAAGTTGA
- the tekt1 gene encoding tektin-1, producing MSRLIEPPPKFLPHEWKHANNVHCGNAESERARSERLTVESQRLMEKCDRATKHMQDQASKRLEQRIHDIKFWKLELDKKLNEVVSETENLITSKSRVQRALESCFEPLKVTMQCLAEREKRVGIDLVHDEVEQELMKEKEVIEGVTTLLQRTLEQTNEQIRLNRSAKYYLEKDLQGKFQAEKIDDLCSILTSTNQKIDSRAGVLETGPASNTVTPDEWEAFSDINICKAERERTNSVSLRSLVDSLLQQTATDMSLQHEATGAALGINVQRTKSAKALLEDHLSKVLAELASQERNLEALRVNMADKEGPLKVAQARLTARSLRPDVELCHDSAQSQLLTEVQELTSQINSLQEALWEAEMELRALARSQLALEEQIQVKVHSLYIDEVICTQLRQPIVIHNF from the exons ATGTCCAGGCTGATCGAACCTCCACCTAAATTCCTACCCCACGAATGGAAGCACGCCAACAACGTTCATTGTGGGAATGCAGAATCAGAGCGAGCCCGCTCTGAGCGTCTCACTGTGGAGTCGCAGCGACTGATGGAGAAGTGTGACAGGGCGACCAAACATATGCAAGATCAGGCCAGTAAAAGATTGG AACAGAGAATCCATGACATCAAATTCTGGAAACTGGAGCTGGACAAGAAGCTGAATGAAGTGGTGAGCGAGACTGAGAACCTAATCACCAGCAAGAGCAGAGTGCAGAGAGCCCTGGAGAGCTGCTTCGAGCCCTTGAAAGTCACCATGCAGTGTCTTGCAGAGAG AGAGAAGCGGGTGGGTATTGACCTGGTGCATGATGAGGTAGAGCAAGAGCtgatgaaggagaaggaggtgaTCGAGGGTGTAACCACCCTCCTTCAGCGCACTCTGGAGCAGACCAATGAGCAGATCAG GCTCAACCGATCAGCAAAGTATTATCTAGAGAAGGATCTGCAAGGCAAATTCCAGGCAGAGAAGATTGATGATTTATGCAGCATCCTAACCAGCACCAATCAAAAGATTGACAGCAGAGCTGGAGTCTTGGAGACTGGTCCAGCAAG TAACACAGTGACACCGGACGAGTGGGAGGCATTCTCTGACATTAACATCTGCAaagctgagagggagagaaccaACTCGGTGTCTCTGCGGTCCCTGGTGGACAGCCTGCTGCAGCAGACAGCCACAGATATGTCCCTGCAGCATGAGGCCACAGGTGCCGCTTTGGGGATAAACGTGCAGAGGACCAAGAGTGCCAAAGCCCTACTGGAGGACCATCTCAGCAAG GTATTGGCTGAGTTGGCCAGCCAGGAGAGGAACCTGGAGGCCCTGCGTGTGAACATGGCAGATAAGGAGGGCCCTCTGAAAGTGGCTCAAGCTCGGCTCACAGCACGCAGCCTCAGGCCCGACGTGGAGCTGTGTCACGACTCGGCCCAATcccagctactcacagaggtcCAGGAGCTCACCAGCCAAATCAACAG CCTGCAGGAAGCCCTGTGGGAGGCCGAGATGGAGCTCCGCGCGCTGGCCCGCAGCCAGCTGGCCCTGGAGGAGCAGATCCAGGTCAAGGTCCATTCCCTGTACATCGACGAGGTCATCTGCACCCAGCTGCGCCAGCCAATCGTCATTCACAACTTTTGA